In a genomic window of Kwoniella newhampshirensis strain CBS 13917 chromosome 8, whole genome shotgun sequence:
- a CDS encoding 40S ribosomal protein eS4, which produces MLDKLGGTYAPRPSPGPHKLRESLPLTVFLRNRLKYALTGREVTAIVKQRIVKVDGKVRTDETYPAGFMDVISLERSGEHFRLLYDIKGRFTIHRITPEEATFKLLKVRKHQLGAKGVPYIVSHDGRTIRYPDPAIKVNDTVKFDFVQNKIVDHIKFEPGNVVMVTGGRNMGRSGVIVHKERHLGGFDIVHVKDVLDRTFSTRLSNIFVIGEGAKAQVSLPKGKGVKLSIAEERDQRRRQRAQEA; this is translated from the exons ATGTTGGACAAGTTGGGCGGAACTTAT GCCCCCCGACCTTCCCCCGGTCCTCACAAGCTCCGTGAATCGCTTCCCCtcaccgtcttcctccGAAACCGACTCAAGTACGCTTTGACCGGTCGAGAGGTCACCGCTATCGTCAAGCAGCGAATCGTCAAGGTCGACGGAAAGGTCAGGACCGACGAGACCTACCCCGCTGGTTtcatgg ACGTCATCTCTCTCGAGCGATCTGGTGAACACTTCCGACTCTTGTACGACATCAAGGGTCGATTTACTATTCACCGAATCACCCCCGAGGAGGCCACTTTCAAGCTCCTCAAGGTCCGAAAACATCAGCTCGGTGCCAAGGGTGTCCCTTACATCGTCTCTCACGACGGTCGAACCATCCGATACCCCGACCCCGCCATCAAGGTCAACGACACCGTCAAGTTCGACTTTGTTCAGAACAAGATCGTTGACCACATCAAGTTCGAGCCCGGAAACGTCGTTATGGTTACTGGCGGTCGTAACATGGGTCGATCAGGTGTGATCGTTCACAAGGAGAGGCACTTGGGTGGTTTCGACATTGTTCACGTCAAAGATGTTTTGGACCGAACTTTCTCTACCAG GCTCTCTAACATTTTCGTCATCGGTGAGGGCGCCAAGGCCCAGGTCTCCTTGCCCAAGGGCAAGGGTGTCAAGCTCTCCATTGCTGAGGAGCGAGACCAGAGGAGGCGCCAGCGAGCCCAAGAGGCTTAA
- a CDS encoding anthranilate phosphoribosyltransferase — MSNEYSPETFKVLLKKLVQSPDEFTPEDCALCFRHLCVKGASDAQAGAFLTALTLSGLEASAEIVAACAAVLREHAISVQDLIRDPSAVPEYGMWDYRDSDKEGDGYQGLVDIVGTGGDGWDTYNVSTTAAVVVAGAGVRVAKHGSKAATSTSGSADLLLSLDCRLAFPVSEVRGFLAHSPFLFLFAPHYHPSLAHIAPIRRNLNFRTIFNVLGPLINPSKPQRMLLGVAKRELGDTFAEVLRLLGVERALVVCGKEGLDEISPEGETWTWWLENGKITTGEIHPTKDFGLPTHSLSTVRGSTPDLNALTFNSILSHSSQPPPHLSSPAGPDSPSFPAIFDYVLLNAAALLHVAGKAASFKEGVDIARESLESGGAKLAFEGFRDASKKAMGEHVGELLVEDDGGVAAKNGTVKAWLKARRDRSQTPKELNKGK, encoded by the exons ATGTCAAACGAATACAGCCCCGAGACCTTCAAGGTCCTACTCAAGAAGCTCGTCCAGAGTCCTGACGAGTTTACACCAGAAGATTGCGCTTTGTGTTTCCGGCATCTCTGTGTAAAAGGAGCCAGTGATGCACAG GCCGGCGCTTTCCTCACAGCTCTTACCCTTTCCGGTCTCGAAGCTTCAGCCGAGATCGTCGCGGCTTGCGCTGCAGTTCTTCGAGAACATGCTATCTCGGTGCAAGATCTGATCCGAGATCCTAGCGCTGTTCCCGAATATGGCATGTGGGACTACAGAGATTCCGacaaggagggagatgggtACCAGGGACTGGTGGATATCGTTGGAACAGGCGGTGATGGTTGGGACACATACAACGTTTCCACaactgctgctgttgtcgTGGCCGGTGCGGGCGTACGAGTCGCCAAG CACGGCTCAAAAGCAGCTACATCAACATCAGGTTCTGCCGACCTTCTCCTGTCTCTCGACTGTCGACTCGCATTCCCCGTCTCTGAAGTCCGAGGCTTCCTCGCccactctcccttcctcttcctctttgcGCCTCACTATCACCCTTCTCTAGCTCACATTGCCCCCATTCGACGTAACCTGAATTTCAGAACAATCTTCAACGTTCTCGGTCCACTGATCAACCCTTCAAAACCACAACGTATGCTGTTAGGTGTCGCTAAGCGCGAATTGGGAGATACGTTCGCGGAGGTGTTGAGATTGTTAGGAGTGGAAAGGGCTTTGGTCGTTtgtgggaaggaggggttGGATGAGATCAGTCCCGAAGGAGAGACCTGG ACCTGGTGGTtggagaatgggaagatcACTACTGGAGAAATTCACCCCACGAAAGATTTCGGTCTTCCCACCCATTCATTATCTACTGTCCGAGGTTCGACACCCGACCTCAATGCTTTGACATTCAATTCCATCTTATCCCACTCTTCTCAGCCCCCTCCCCATCTATCATCACCAGCTGGACCCGACTCGCCTTCGTTCCCAGCAATTTTCGACTACGTCCTCCTCAACGCCGCAGCGTTACTCCACGTTGCAGGAAAAGCAGCCTCGTTCAAGGAAGGCGTGGATATCGCTAGGGAAAGCTTGGAGAGCGGGGGAGCGAAACTTGCGTTTGAGGGATTCAGAGATGCGAGTAAGAAGGCGATGGGCGAACATGTTGGGGAACTCttggtcgaggatgatggtggtgtcgCGGCTAAGAATGGAACGGTCAAAGCTTGGTTGAAAGCGAGGAGGGATAGATCACAGACTCCTAAGGAATTGAACAAGGGTAAATAA